A window of the Streptomyces luomodiensis genome harbors these coding sequences:
- a CDS encoding diguanylate cyclase: MTVALSPVARAWRRWRRPRDLRVPRTPVDVEDANRRFLMYGVMPLWFVPAVADWLMHRRTRIEETSGTRESAVHALMMTEAGVPVAMALLARVNPLVLSVMGGAAVAHGATALWDVSLATGEREVRPVEQHIHSFLEVLPLSAMAFTCCLHWDQVRATLRGGDRPEDWRLLPKDNPLPARYLAAIGLGIGAFVVLPYAEEMRRCVRAARARKAV; the protein is encoded by the coding sequence ATGACTGTTGCCCTTAGTCCGGTGGCCCGTGCGTGGCGGCGGTGGCGGCGGCCCCGCGATCTGCGGGTGCCCCGGACCCCCGTGGACGTCGAGGACGCCAACCGGCGGTTCCTGATGTACGGGGTGATGCCGCTGTGGTTCGTCCCCGCGGTGGCCGACTGGCTCATGCACCGGCGGACCAGGATCGAGGAGACCTCGGGCACCCGGGAGTCGGCGGTGCACGCCCTGATGATGACGGAGGCCGGCGTCCCCGTCGCGATGGCGCTGCTCGCCCGGGTCAATCCGCTGGTGCTGTCGGTGATGGGAGGAGCCGCCGTCGCCCACGGCGCCACCGCGCTGTGGGATGTCAGCCTGGCCACCGGCGAGCGCGAGGTGCGGCCGGTGGAACAGCACATCCACAGCTTCCTGGAGGTCCTGCCACTGTCGGCGATGGCGTTCACCTGCTGTCTGCACTGGGACCAGGTGCGCGCCACGCTGCGCGGCGGGGACCGGCCCGAGGACTGGCGGCTGCTGCCCAAGGACAACCCGCTGCCCGCCCGCTACCTGGCGGCGATCGGGCTCGGCATCGGCGCCTTCGTGGTGCTGCCCTACGCCGAGGAGATGCGGCGGTGCGTCAGGGCCGCCCGCGCCCGCAAGGCGGTATGA
- a CDS encoding glycoside hydrolase family 2 TIM barrel-domain containing protein produces MAVTRRSLLIAGTAAPMAGTLVPAGPAHGATASRALGGRTIPLTDGWRFALVNPGGITDPTGAYDQAHDPAYDDSDWREVAVPHDWSIELTPTTDHGTSGGTGFLPGGLGWYRTAFTLPRALAGKRISVEFDGVYMDSSVYCNGRLIGEHPYGYTGFALDLTEVVHTDGATPNVLAVRVRNRLPSSRWYSGSGIYRHARLVVTDPVHVARWGTRVTTPDLATALTSGHATVRAQTLVVNEGADPEPVTVVSTVKDPDGHTVAQARSTLTVGAGDTRTATQELRVDRPRLWSFDTPHRYVLETELRVGQDTTDRYRTPFGLRHVTVDPDHGFSLNGAYAKLQGVDLHHDLGALGAAVNADAVLRQLTIMKSMGVNALRTSHNPPAPEVIDACERLGIVMLVEAFDCWRTGKNTYDYGRFFDEHCEADITEMVYAARNSPAVVMWSIGNEIPDSTSAAGLDMAQRLIDAVRAADDTRPVVIGSDKYRTLPAEGSPADLMLAKLDGLGLNYNTAASVDALHARYPRLFLFESESSSETSTRGTYQEPEHLNTGENHTPGKRETSSYDNNLASWTISGEYGLKKDRDRKFFAGQFLWSGIDYIGEPTPYDVFPVKASFFGAVDTAGFPKDMYHLFKSQWTSEPMVHLVPMDWTGHRAGETVEVWAYSNVATVELFLNGRSLGVREFDTKKTTDGRAYLETTEPTGDDKTVTSGAYPGSYTSPTGSAGKLHLTWKVPFAPGELKAVARRGGTVVATDVLRTAGRPHAVRLTPDRETVDADGRSLCFVTADIVDAKGVVVPDAGHLISFKVTGGSLAGVDNGRQESAERYQATTRTAFHGKALAIVRSGTEAGPLTLTARAAGLRTGTATVRATGGTSEPVTRPAALAPDPGPGARGYPPADASYSGAPTTLPSAMLDGDPATGWSNAFHKAATALLPAFDGARKADWVSVTWEGKRRLRRVEVSFTVDATHTLPASIEVSAWQGHAWVPVRGAAVTWATASDTPTVITFDPVRTSRLRLDLTSRHPGAANGAQRIVAFDAADG; encoded by the coding sequence ATGGCGGTCACTCGCAGATCGTTGCTGATCGCAGGCACCGCCGCGCCGATGGCCGGAACCCTGGTCCCGGCCGGTCCCGCGCATGGCGCCACCGCGTCCCGCGCCCTGGGAGGACGGACCATCCCGCTCACCGACGGCTGGCGATTCGCCCTCGTCAACCCCGGCGGGATCACCGATCCGACCGGTGCGTACGACCAGGCCCACGATCCGGCGTACGACGACTCGGACTGGCGCGAGGTCGCGGTGCCGCACGACTGGAGCATCGAGCTCACCCCGACCACCGACCACGGCACCAGTGGCGGCACCGGATTCCTGCCCGGCGGGCTCGGCTGGTACCGCACCGCCTTCACCCTGCCGCGCGCCCTCGCGGGCAAGCGGATCTCCGTGGAGTTCGACGGCGTCTACATGGACTCGTCCGTGTACTGCAACGGGCGGCTGATCGGCGAGCACCCTTATGGATACACCGGCTTCGCCCTCGACCTCACCGAGGTGGTCCACACCGACGGCGCCACCCCCAACGTCCTCGCCGTCCGCGTGCGCAACCGGCTCCCCAGCAGCCGCTGGTACTCGGGCAGCGGCATCTACCGCCACGCCCGGCTGGTCGTCACCGACCCGGTCCACGTCGCCCGGTGGGGCACCCGTGTCACCACCCCCGACCTGGCCACCGCCCTGACATCCGGGCACGCCACGGTGCGGGCACAGACCCTGGTGGTCAACGAGGGGGCCGATCCCGAGCCGGTGACCGTGGTCTCCACGGTCAAGGACCCCGACGGGCACACCGTGGCCCAGGCCCGCTCCACCCTCACCGTCGGGGCGGGTGACACCCGTACCGCCACCCAGGAGCTCAGGGTCGACCGGCCGCGGCTGTGGTCGTTCGACACCCCGCACCGCTATGTGCTGGAGACCGAACTGCGGGTCGGCCAGGACACCACCGACCGGTACCGCACCCCCTTCGGGCTCCGCCATGTCACCGTCGACCCCGACCACGGGTTCTCGCTGAACGGCGCCTACGCCAAGCTCCAGGGCGTCGACCTGCACCATGACCTGGGCGCGCTCGGCGCCGCGGTCAACGCCGACGCCGTGCTGCGCCAGCTGACCATCATGAAGAGCATGGGGGTCAACGCCCTGCGCACCTCCCACAATCCGCCCGCACCGGAGGTGATCGACGCCTGCGAGCGGCTCGGCATCGTGATGCTGGTGGAGGCGTTCGACTGCTGGCGGACCGGCAAGAACACCTACGACTACGGGCGCTTCTTCGACGAGCACTGCGAGGCGGACATCACCGAGATGGTGTACGCCGCCCGCAACTCCCCCGCGGTCGTCATGTGGTCCATCGGCAATGAGATCCCCGACTCCACCAGCGCGGCCGGGCTGGACATGGCCCAGCGGCTCATCGACGCCGTCCGCGCGGCCGATGACACCAGACCCGTGGTGATCGGCTCGGACAAGTACCGCACCCTGCCCGCCGAGGGCTCCCCCGCCGATCTGATGCTCGCCAAGCTGGACGGGCTCGGCCTCAACTACAACACCGCCGCTTCGGTGGACGCCCTGCACGCCCGCTATCCGCGTCTGTTCCTCTTCGAGTCCGAGTCCTCCTCCGAGACCTCCACCCGCGGGACCTACCAGGAGCCCGAACACCTCAACACCGGCGAGAACCACACCCCCGGCAAGCGCGAGACCTCCAGTTACGACAACAACCTCGCCTCCTGGACCATCAGCGGCGAGTACGGACTGAAGAAGGACCGGGACCGGAAGTTCTTCGCCGGGCAGTTCCTGTGGTCGGGCATCGACTACATCGGCGAGCCCACGCCGTACGACGTCTTCCCGGTGAAGGCGTCGTTCTTCGGCGCGGTGGACACGGCCGGCTTCCCCAAGGACATGTACCACCTCTTCAAGAGCCAGTGGACCAGCGAGCCGATGGTCCATCTGGTCCCCATGGACTGGACCGGCCACCGCGCGGGCGAGACCGTGGAGGTGTGGGCCTACTCCAACGTCGCCACGGTGGAGCTGTTCCTGAACGGCCGGTCGCTCGGGGTCCGCGAGTTCGACACCAAGAAGACCACCGACGGCCGCGCCTATCTGGAGACCACCGAGCCCACCGGCGACGACAAGACCGTCACCTCCGGCGCCTACCCCGGCAGCTACACCAGCCCGACCGGCAGCGCCGGAAAGCTCCACCTCACCTGGAAGGTGCCGTTCGCACCGGGCGAGCTGAAGGCCGTGGCCCGGCGCGGCGGCACGGTCGTGGCCACCGATGTGCTGCGCACGGCGGGCCGCCCGCACGCCGTACGGCTCACCCCCGACCGCGAGACCGTCGACGCCGACGGCCGCTCCCTGTGCTTCGTGACCGCCGACATCGTCGACGCCAAGGGCGTGGTGGTGCCCGACGCCGGCCACCTGATCTCCTTCAAGGTCACCGGAGGTTCCCTGGCCGGGGTCGACAACGGCCGCCAGGAGAGCGCCGAGCGCTACCAGGCCACCACCCGCACCGCCTTCCACGGCAAGGCCCTGGCCATCGTCCGCTCCGGCACCGAGGCCGGGCCCCTCACCCTCACCGCCCGCGCGGCGGGGCTGCGCACCGGCACCGCCACCGTCCGCGCCACCGGCGGGACATCGGAGCCGGTCACCCGCCCGGCGGCCCTCGCACCCGACCCCGGCCCCGGCGCCCGGGGCTATCCGCCGGCCGACGCGAGCTACTCGGGCGCACCGACGACCCTGCCCTCGGCCATGCTGGACGGCGACCCGGCCACCGGCTGGTCCAACGCCTTCCACAAGGCCGCCACGGCGCTGCTGCCCGCCTTCGACGGTGCCCGGAAGGCCGACTGGGTCTCGGTGACCTGGGAGGGGAAGCGGCGGCTGCGCCGTGTCGAGGTGTCCTTCACCGTCGACGCCACGCACACCCTGCCCGCCTCGATCGAGGTCTCGGCGTGGCAGGGCCACGCCTGGGTCCCGGTGCGCGGGGCGGCCGTCACCTGGGCCACCGCCTCCGACACCCCGACGGTCATCACCTTCGACCCGGTCCGCACCTCCCGGCTCCGGCTGGACCTCACCAGCCGTCACCCGGGCGCGGCGAACGGCGCCCAGCGCATCGTCGCGTTCGACGCCGCGGACGGCTGA
- a CDS encoding TetR/AcrR family transcriptional regulator C-terminal domain-containing protein has translation MNRETVIAEALGLLDEVGLDAVSTRRLAKRLGVEQPSLYWYFRTKKDLIAAMAEAAMAPHATAPLPAPGDDWRDWFLENTRSFRRTLLMRRDGARLHAGSTPTGDLDRLRHKMDFLVASGVPERDAQMAMLAAGRFTVGSVLEEQADTGSADGAELPADMPVIDHESAFEAGLALILNGLVRCTAPGSRTPR, from the coding sequence ATGAACCGTGAGACCGTCATCGCCGAGGCGCTCGGCCTGCTCGACGAGGTCGGGCTGGACGCCGTCAGCACGAGGCGGCTGGCGAAGCGACTGGGCGTCGAGCAGCCGTCGCTCTACTGGTACTTCCGCACCAAGAAGGACCTCATCGCCGCCATGGCGGAGGCGGCGATGGCCCCCCATGCGACCGCCCCGCTGCCGGCACCCGGCGACGACTGGCGCGACTGGTTCCTGGAGAACACGCGCAGCTTCCGGCGCACCCTGCTGATGCGCCGGGACGGCGCACGGCTCCACGCCGGCAGCACCCCCACCGGCGACCTCGACCGGCTCCGCCACAAGATGGACTTCCTCGTCGCCTCCGGCGTGCCCGAGCGGGACGCGCAGATGGCGATGCTGGCCGCCGGCCGTTTCACGGTCGGCAGCGTCCTGGAGGAGCAGGCGGACACCGGCTCCGCCGACGGCGCGGAACTACCGGCCGACATGCCGGTGATCGATCACGAGTCGGCGTTCGAGGCGGGCCTCGCCCTCATCCTGAACGGCCTGGTGCGGTGCACCGCACCGGGGTCCAGGACGCCCCGGTAG
- a CDS encoding FAD-dependent monooxygenase, whose translation MTKGSRPLRVLVAGGGIAGQALAYWLTRGGHRVTVVERFPALRATGAQVDLRGQGIEAVKRMGLLDTVRAKLVDEAGVAFIDARGKARATIMANTSGQGRQTLTSEYEIMRGDLVRILNDATKDDTEYVFGTSVDGFEQDEHEVTAHFSDGSSGAFDLLVGADGQGSRIRQALLPKGYDPYWRLGIHMAYWFIPRIASDSTIRDTYMVPGGRQIMRRSHNPTETQVYFVLREESEEASAIHRAPVEAQQEFWAARFRDAGWQTERFIEGMRTSPFFYSQEVVQVRTDTWSKGRVVLAGDAAHCASPYSGMGISGGLVGAHVLAGEINRHPDDLPTALANYDSVLRPFVDHIQGGVNPRLLRLAMPRTRRAIDAFQAAASLACFLRVPDLVARLAKEDRGGDWRLPANPAPVSAG comes from the coding sequence ATGACAAAGGGATCGCGGCCGCTGCGGGTCCTCGTCGCCGGTGGCGGCATCGCGGGGCAGGCTCTGGCCTACTGGCTCACGCGGGGCGGCCACCGGGTGACCGTTGTCGAACGCTTCCCGGCGCTGCGGGCCACTGGGGCCCAGGTCGACCTCCGGGGGCAGGGCATCGAGGCCGTCAAGCGGATGGGGCTCCTCGACACTGTCCGCGCCAAGCTCGTGGACGAGGCGGGTGTCGCTTTCATCGACGCCCGCGGCAAGGCCAGGGCGACGATCATGGCCAACACCTCAGGACAGGGCCGGCAGACCCTCACGTCCGAGTACGAGATCATGCGCGGCGACCTGGTGCGCATCCTCAACGACGCGACGAAGGACGACACCGAGTACGTCTTCGGCACCAGCGTGGACGGCTTCGAGCAGGATGAGCACGAGGTCACCGCGCACTTCTCCGACGGGTCCTCCGGCGCATTCGACCTCCTGGTCGGCGCGGACGGACAGGGATCACGCATCCGGCAAGCGCTTCTCCCCAAGGGATACGACCCGTACTGGCGGCTGGGCATCCACATGGCCTACTGGTTCATCCCGCGCATCGCGTCCGACAGCACCATCCGGGACACCTACATGGTCCCGGGAGGCCGCCAGATCATGCGCCGCAGCCACAACCCGACCGAGACCCAGGTGTACTTCGTCCTACGGGAGGAATCCGAAGAGGCCTCGGCGATCCACCGCGCGCCCGTCGAGGCCCAGCAGGAGTTCTGGGCCGCCAGGTTCCGCGACGCCGGATGGCAGACCGAGCGCTTCATCGAGGGCATGAGGACGAGTCCGTTCTTCTACTCCCAGGAGGTCGTCCAGGTCCGCACCGACACCTGGTCCAAGGGCCGCGTGGTGCTGGCCGGTGACGCCGCCCACTGCGCCTCCCCCTACAGCGGCATGGGCATCTCCGGCGGCCTGGTCGGCGCGCACGTCCTGGCCGGTGAGATCAACCGGCACCCCGACGACCTGCCGACCGCGCTGGCGAACTACGACAGCGTGCTGCGCCCCTTCGTCGACCACATCCAGGGCGGGGTGAATCCGCGCCTGCTGCGCCTGGCCATGCCGAGGACCCGGCGCGCGATCGACGCGTTCCAGGCCGCCGCCTCGCTCGCCTGCTTCCTGCGCGTGCCCGACCTCGTCGCCCGCCTCGCGAAAGAGGACCGCGGCGGCGACTGGCGGCTCCCCGCGAACCCGGCACCGGTCAGCGCCGGCTGA
- a CDS encoding HAD family hydrolase translates to MSGERTADTAGRDAGGRRAALFDVDGTLVDTNYLHAVTWWEAMRQAGHTVSMREIHHTIGMSSGKLMDRLLPEDRDRSRDERISGAHKALYAEYFPRLPALDGASELLRTLAGNGWYVVLASSASKDELAAMRAAIGADEALGAVLSSDDVGEGKPAPDLVEQSLERAGVPAGDAVFVGDTVWDIVACGKAGVRSIALLSGGIPAELLREAGAAEIYRDPADLLRQLDDSALGR, encoded by the coding sequence ATGAGCGGCGAACGCACCGCTGACACCGCAGGCAGGGACGCCGGTGGCCGCCGGGCCGCGCTGTTCGACGTGGACGGCACGCTCGTGGACACCAACTATCTGCACGCCGTCACCTGGTGGGAGGCGATGCGGCAGGCCGGGCACACGGTGAGCATGCGGGAGATCCACCACACCATCGGGATGAGCTCCGGCAAGCTCATGGACCGTCTGCTGCCCGAGGACCGGGACCGGTCGCGGGACGAGCGGATCAGCGGTGCGCACAAGGCCCTGTACGCGGAGTACTTCCCCCGGCTGCCCGCCCTCGACGGCGCTTCGGAGCTGCTGCGCACCCTGGCCGGCAACGGCTGGTACGTGGTGCTGGCCAGCTCCGCCTCGAAGGACGAACTGGCCGCGATGCGCGCGGCGATCGGCGCCGACGAGGCTCTGGGAGCCGTGCTCAGCTCCGATGACGTCGGGGAGGGCAAGCCCGCGCCGGACCTGGTCGAACAGTCCCTGGAGCGCGCCGGGGTACCGGCCGGGGACGCGGTCTTCGTCGGTGACACCGTGTGGGACATCGTGGCCTGTGGGAAGGCCGGGGTGCGCAGTATCGCGCTGCTGTCCGGCGGCATCCCCGCCGAGCTGCTGCGGGAGGCCGGTGCGGCCGAGATCTACCGCGATCCCGCGGATCTGCTCCGGCAGCTGGACGACAGTGCGCTGGGGCGCTGA